The Streptomyces kanamyceticus genome window below encodes:
- a CDS encoding ABC transporter permease gives MIIDYVRLEVRRTLRDTTFVVFGTGMPVLMYLLFTNIGGGEGDQGWKTGTMVGMAAYGALGSALATGTGVAEDKSIGWLRQLRITPMRPRDVVLGRALSGSVTVLPSVLAVLAAGALINDVRLGAGQWTALLLFLWLGALPFTLLGIGNGYRLTAQTTGVVNVACNLGLAVVGGLWFPVSEFPGWLRAIGAYTPAHRFADLGWSAADGHAPGPGTVAVLAAWLLAFGSYAVVSYRRAARTM, from the coding sequence ATGATCATCGACTACGTCAGGCTCGAGGTCCGCAGGACCCTGCGCGACACCACCTTCGTGGTCTTCGGGACCGGCATGCCGGTCCTGATGTACCTCCTGTTCACCAACATCGGCGGCGGCGAAGGCGACCAGGGCTGGAAGACCGGCACCATGGTCGGCATGGCCGCGTACGGCGCGCTCGGCTCGGCCCTGGCCACCGGCACGGGCGTCGCCGAGGACAAGTCGATCGGCTGGCTGCGGCAGCTGCGGATCACCCCGATGCGGCCGCGCGACGTGGTGCTTGGCCGGGCCCTCTCCGGCTCCGTGACGGTGCTGCCCTCCGTCCTCGCGGTGCTCGCGGCGGGCGCCCTGATCAACGACGTACGACTGGGCGCGGGACAGTGGACGGCGCTGCTGCTCTTCCTCTGGCTCGGCGCGCTGCCCTTCACGCTGCTCGGCATCGGCAACGGCTACCGCCTGACGGCCCAGACCACCGGCGTGGTGAACGTCGCCTGCAACCTCGGGCTCGCGGTGGTCGGCGGCCTGTGGTTCCCGGTGAGCGAGTTCCCCGGCTGGCTCCGCGCGATCGGCGCGTACACGCCCGCCCACCGCTTCGCCGACCTCGGCTGGTCCGCGGCCGACGGCCACGCGCCGGGTCCCGGCACGGTCGCGGTCCTCGCCGCCTGGCTGCTGGCCTTCGGTTCGTACGCTGTGGTCTCGTACCGCAGGGCCGCGCGGACCATGTGA
- a CDS encoding DUF4232 domain-containing protein, protein MKHTRIAALAALGLAASLSLTACGGDDSGTDTSSKGSSSSSSSKSEAGDAKADGAKAGSGSGSGSDTKAEAAGGGAAKSGGGKVTFCKTADLAIDAQDAAADGEGRIDITMINRGSTTCSATGFAGVDIKDEDNTSNPIERGQAQPRVTTLKPGDAAVFNLAYDIDTSGESLASPTNIIVTPPNETHNVTLDWPSAAGAIKGAYTDVQVYPTHTTD, encoded by the coding sequence GTGAAGCACACCCGTATAGCCGCACTCGCCGCTCTCGGCCTCGCCGCCTCCCTCTCGCTGACGGCCTGTGGCGGAGACGACTCCGGGACGGACACGTCCTCCAAGGGCTCCTCGTCTTCCTCGTCCTCGAAGTCGGAGGCGGGCGACGCGAAGGCGGACGGAGCGAAGGCGGGTTCGGGTTCGGGTTCCGGTTCGGACACGAAGGCGGAGGCGGCCGGGGGCGGCGCGGCGAAGTCCGGCGGCGGCAAGGTCACGTTCTGCAAGACGGCGGACCTGGCGATAGACGCGCAGGACGCCGCGGCCGACGGCGAGGGCCGGATCGACATCACGATGATCAACCGGGGCTCGACGACCTGCTCGGCGACGGGCTTCGCGGGCGTCGACATCAAGGACGAGGACAACACGTCCAACCCCATCGAGCGCGGCCAGGCCCAGCCCCGCGTCACCACCCTGAAGCCGGGCGACGCCGCGGTCTTCAACCTGGCCTACGACATCGACACCTCCGGCGAAAGCCTCGCCTCCCCGACCAACATCATCGTCACGCCCCCCAACGAGACCCACAACGTAACCCTGGACTGGCCCTCCGCCGCCGGAGCCATCAAGGGCGCGTACACCGACGTGCAGGTCTACCCCACCCACACCACCGACTGA
- a CDS encoding ABC transporter substrate-binding protein: MSVSIRSVRRNRRGAAAVALAVTAALSLAACGSGDDGSGKSENGSGSKAVAQGGDDFAKAAEQTAKMGTTAKPGEFPRTLTHARGKTELKAQPKRVVVLDVGELDNVVSLGVKPVGYAPTEGDDGIPGYLKKEAGSPKDVGTINSLNLEAIANLKPDLILGSELRAAKLYPQLSKIAPTVFSIRPGFTWKENYLLNAAALDKTSKAKEKLAAYEKRAKGLGQEIAAAHDGKKPTITMLRYMPDRIRLYAKASFIGTILDDAGLPRPKNQQVNDLATEISPEKMDQADADWIFTGVYGDAIKTGRSAAEKNPLWKKLDAVKKGQAKDVPDETWYLGLGVTAANEVLGDLKTNLAG, encoded by the coding sequence ATGTCCGTGTCCATCCGGTCCGTGCGGCGCAACCGCCGCGGCGCCGCCGCCGTAGCCCTCGCCGTGACCGCCGCGCTCTCCCTCGCGGCCTGCGGGTCCGGCGACGACGGCTCGGGCAAGTCCGAGAACGGCAGCGGCAGCAAGGCCGTCGCCCAGGGCGGCGACGACTTCGCCAAGGCCGCCGAGCAGACCGCGAAGATGGGCACGACGGCCAAGCCCGGCGAGTTCCCGCGCACCCTCACCCACGCCCGCGGCAAGACCGAGCTGAAGGCGCAGCCCAAGCGCGTCGTGGTCCTGGACGTCGGCGAGCTCGACAACGTCGTCTCGCTCGGCGTCAAGCCGGTCGGCTACGCGCCCACCGAAGGCGACGACGGCATCCCCGGCTACCTGAAGAAGGAGGCGGGCAGCCCCAAGGACGTGGGCACGATCAACTCCCTCAACCTGGAAGCCATCGCGAACCTCAAGCCCGACCTGATCCTCGGCAGCGAGCTGCGCGCCGCCAAGCTCTACCCGCAGCTCTCCAAGATCGCCCCCACGGTCTTCTCGATCCGCCCCGGCTTCACGTGGAAGGAGAACTACCTCCTGAACGCCGCGGCGCTCGACAAGACCTCCAAGGCCAAGGAGAAGCTCGCCGCGTACGAGAAGAGGGCGAAGGGTCTCGGCCAGGAGATCGCCGCGGCGCACGACGGCAAGAAGCCGACGATCACGATGCTCCGCTACATGCCGGACCGCATCCGCCTCTACGCCAAGGCGTCCTTCATCGGCACGATCCTCGACGACGCCGGTCTGCCCCGCCCCAAGAACCAGCAGGTCAACGATCTCGCCACGGAGATCAGCCCGGAGAAGATGGACCAGGCCGACGCGGACTGGATCTTCACGGGCGTCTACGGCGACGCGATCAAGACGGGCCGCTCCGCCGCGGAGAAGAACCCCCTGTGGAAGAAGCTCGACGCGGTGAAGAAGGGCCAGGCGAAGGACGTTCCCGACGAGACGTGGTACCTGGGTCTCGGCGTCACCGCGGCGAACGAGGTCCTGGGGGACCTCAAGACCAACCTCGCCGGGTAA
- a CDS encoding ABC transporter ATP-binding protein, whose protein sequence is MKKTSQEEPAVAFSRAVKSFGAVRAVDGLDLEIRTGETVALLGRNGAGKSTALSLLLGLNEPDAGSVRLFGHSPARAVAAGRVGAMLQEGRQVPRVTVRELVGFVARTYPAPMPLDQTLGLAGIAELADRRVDKLSGGQMQRVRFAVALAGDPSLVVLDEPTAALDVEARHAFWTSMRGYARRGHTVLFSTHYLEEADAHADRIVVIDRGRIVADGTGEQLRRAAGGGLVAFDLAGRPTEGLTELPGVLSLEVRGDRARLRTEDPDATVVALASLGAVRGIEVAPASLDDAFLALTSAHATPLETAR, encoded by the coding sequence ATGAAGAAGACATCACAGGAGGAGCCCGCGGTGGCCTTCTCCCGAGCGGTCAAGAGCTTCGGCGCCGTCCGCGCCGTGGACGGCCTCGACCTGGAGATACGCACCGGCGAGACCGTCGCGCTGCTCGGCCGCAACGGCGCGGGCAAGTCCACCGCCCTCTCCCTGCTGCTCGGCCTGAACGAACCCGACGCGGGCTCGGTGCGGCTCTTCGGGCACTCCCCCGCGCGGGCCGTGGCGGCGGGCCGGGTCGGCGCGATGCTCCAGGAGGGCCGCCAGGTGCCCCGCGTCACCGTCCGCGAACTGGTCGGCTTCGTCGCCCGCACCTACCCCGCGCCGATGCCCCTCGACCAGACCCTCGGCCTCGCGGGCATCGCCGAACTCGCCGACCGGCGCGTGGACAAGCTGTCCGGGGGCCAGATGCAGCGGGTGCGGTTCGCCGTGGCACTCGCCGGTGACCCCTCGCTCGTCGTCCTCGACGAGCCGACCGCCGCCCTCGACGTCGAGGCCAGGCACGCCTTCTGGACCTCGATGCGCGGCTACGCCCGGCGCGGCCACACCGTGCTCTTCTCCACCCACTACCTGGAGGAGGCCGACGCGCACGCCGACCGGATCGTCGTCATCGACCGCGGCCGGATCGTCGCCGACGGCACCGGCGAACAGCTGCGCCGCGCGGCGGGCGGCGGCCTGGTCGCCTTCGACCTGGCGGGCCGCCCCACCGAGGGCCTCACCGAACTGCCCGGCGTCCTCTCCCTGGAGGTGCGCGGTGACCGGGCCAGGCTGCGCACCGAGGACCCGGACGCCACGGTCGTGGCGCTCGCCTCGCTCGGCGCGGTCCGCGGCATCGAGGTCGCGCCCGCCTCCCTGGACGACGCGTTCCTCGCCCTCACGTCCGCCCACGCGACGCCTCTGGAGACCGCGCGATGA
- a CDS encoding response regulator transcription factor → MPRDHRPMKSVRVLLAEDQGMMRGALALLLGMEPDIEVVAQVGAGDEIVSAALTSRPDVALLDIELPGRSGLDAAADLRDECPDCRVLILTTFGRPGYLRRAMEAGAVGFLVKDGPVEDLAEAIRRALRGETVIDPALAAAALSAGPSPLTTREADVLKAAVDGATVADIAGKVHLSESTVRNYLSAAIGKTGTRNRMEAVREARQRGWL, encoded by the coding sequence ATGCCGCGGGACCACCGCCCGATGAAGTCCGTGAGAGTTCTCCTTGCCGAGGACCAGGGCATGATGCGGGGCGCGCTCGCGCTGCTGCTCGGCATGGAGCCTGACATCGAGGTCGTCGCCCAGGTCGGCGCGGGGGACGAGATCGTCTCCGCGGCGCTGACCAGCCGTCCCGACGTGGCCCTGCTCGACATCGAACTGCCGGGCCGCAGCGGCCTGGACGCGGCGGCCGATCTGCGTGACGAGTGCCCCGACTGCCGGGTCCTGATCCTCACCACGTTCGGCAGGCCCGGCTATCTGCGCCGCGCGATGGAGGCGGGCGCGGTCGGCTTCCTGGTCAAGGACGGCCCCGTCGAGGATCTCGCCGAGGCGATCCGCCGCGCGCTGCGCGGCGAGACCGTCATCGACCCCGCGCTCGCCGCCGCCGCGCTGAGCGCGGGCCCGAGCCCCCTGACCACCCGCGAGGCGGACGTCCTGAAGGCCGCGGTGGACGGGGCCACGGTCGCCGACATCGCGGGCAAGGTCCACCTGTCGGAGTCGACCGTGCGGAACTACCTGTCGGCGGCCATCGGGAAGACGGGCACGCGCAACCGGATGGAGGCGGTCCGGGAGGCCCGTCAGCGCGGCTGGCTGTGA
- a CDS encoding Zn-dependent alcohol dehydrogenase — translation MRAAVLHEIGQDKLEVLDDVEAAGFGPGKVKIRVRATGLCHSDVSAMNGVLPQPAPFIPGHEGAGEIIDVGDGVTGLAQGDRVLLCWLPACGACPACKRGQTQLCLAGFMNAGTPNFKRPGGDVFGFAGTGTFTEEVVVDAGCAVPIPDDVPFDIAALIGCGVTTGLGAAINTADVAAGSSVAVIGCGGVGISAIQGARLKGAAQIVAVDPVASRREAALKFGATEAVSPDELADAKQRITAGEGFDYVFEVVGKSATARTAYETTRRGGTLCVVGAGAMDDNLQLNMFELFFDEKKILPSMYGGGDVLTSYERAIALWRAGRIDLEGLITHRVGLAEINEALDQMRTGAALRTCIEI, via the coding sequence ATGCGCGCAGCCGTACTGCACGAGATAGGCCAGGACAAGCTGGAGGTCCTCGACGACGTCGAGGCCGCGGGCTTCGGCCCGGGCAAGGTGAAGATCAGGGTCCGGGCCACCGGGCTCTGCCACTCCGACGTCTCCGCGATGAACGGCGTGCTGCCGCAGCCCGCCCCCTTCATCCCTGGCCACGAGGGCGCGGGCGAGATCATCGACGTCGGCGACGGCGTGACCGGCCTTGCCCAGGGCGACCGGGTACTGCTGTGCTGGCTGCCCGCCTGCGGCGCCTGTCCCGCCTGCAAGCGCGGCCAGACCCAGCTGTGCCTGGCCGGGTTCATGAACGCGGGCACCCCCAACTTCAAGCGCCCCGGCGGAGACGTCTTCGGCTTCGCGGGCACCGGCACCTTCACCGAGGAGGTCGTGGTCGACGCGGGCTGCGCCGTGCCGATCCCCGACGACGTGCCCTTCGACATCGCGGCACTGATCGGCTGCGGCGTCACCACGGGACTCGGCGCGGCCATCAACACCGCCGATGTGGCGGCAGGTTCGTCGGTCGCCGTGATCGGCTGCGGCGGCGTCGGCATCTCCGCGATCCAGGGCGCCAGGCTCAAGGGCGCGGCGCAGATCGTCGCCGTCGACCCGGTCGCGTCCCGCCGCGAGGCTGCCCTGAAGTTCGGCGCGACGGAGGCGGTCTCGCCGGACGAACTCGCCGACGCCAAGCAGCGGATCACCGCGGGCGAGGGCTTCGACTACGTCTTCGAGGTCGTCGGCAAATCGGCCACGGCCCGCACGGCGTACGAGACGACCCGGCGCGGCGGCACCCTCTGCGTCGTCGGCGCGGGCGCCATGGACGACAACCTGCAGCTCAACATGTTCGAGCTGTTCTTCGACGAGAAGAAGATCCTGCCGTCCATGTACGGCGGTGGTGACGTCCTCACGTCGTACGAGCGGGCCATCGCGCTGTGGCGGGCGGGCCGCATCGACCTGGAGGGCCTGATCACGCACCGCGTGGGCCTTGCCGAGATCAACGAGGCGCTCGACCAGATGCGGACGGGCGCGGCGCTGCGCACGTGCATCGAGATCTGA
- a CDS encoding MFS transporter — translation MAQTSPGTYIPADRPTAPGKKSAPMWAVLLAACAGQFLVVLDVSVVNTALPSMRADLGMSPLGLQWVVNSYSIAFAGFMLLGGRAGDLFGRKRMFLVGLALFTAASLAGGLAQADWQLLAARAVQGLGAAVLAPSTLTILTSAVPEGPARVRAIGTWSAVGAGGGAAGGLVGGVLTDLLSWRWVLLINVPIGALVILAGAAWLSESRASGTRRIDLPGAILVTAGLATLAYGIVQTEQKGWTAAETLVPLAAGLALLAAFLLVEARTKEPLMPLKLFRVRSVSAANAAMFMCGGGMFAMWYFMTLYAQNVLDYSPMKAGLALIPSSLTIVLGSKLAPRLMPVIGAKNVSVIGIVIAAAGFGWQSTMTADGAYVTAIMLPGIVMMLGAGLASTPLASLATSGAQPKDAGLVSGLINTSRTMGGSLGLAVLSTVAATTMAGSTTPQALTDGYAAAFRTSGIILLAGVVVMLLWMPGERSAARRREN, via the coding sequence ATGGCTCAGACGTCCCCCGGCACTTACATACCCGCCGACCGCCCCACCGCCCCCGGCAAGAAGTCCGCCCCCATGTGGGCCGTGCTGCTCGCCGCCTGCGCGGGACAGTTCCTCGTCGTCCTCGACGTCTCCGTGGTGAACACCGCGCTGCCGTCGATGCGGGCCGATCTCGGCATGAGCCCCCTGGGGCTGCAGTGGGTCGTCAACTCCTACTCCATCGCCTTCGCGGGCTTCATGCTCCTCGGCGGGCGCGCCGGTGACCTCTTCGGGCGCAAGCGGATGTTCCTCGTCGGGCTCGCCCTGTTCACCGCGGCCTCGCTCGCGGGCGGCCTCGCGCAGGCCGACTGGCAGCTGCTCGCCGCGCGGGCCGTGCAGGGCCTCGGCGCCGCGGTCCTCGCGCCCTCGACCCTGACGATCCTCACCTCGGCGGTGCCCGAGGGCCCGGCGCGGGTCAGGGCGATCGGCACCTGGTCCGCGGTGGGCGCGGGCGGCGGCGCGGCCGGTGGTCTGGTCGGCGGCGTCCTGACCGACCTGCTGTCCTGGCGCTGGGTGCTGCTGATCAACGTGCCGATCGGCGCGCTGGTGATCCTCGCCGGTGCCGCCTGGCTGAGTGAGAGCCGCGCGAGCGGCACGCGCCGGATCGACCTGCCGGGCGCGATCCTGGTGACGGCGGGGCTCGCGACCCTGGCGTACGGCATCGTGCAGACCGAGCAGAAGGGCTGGACGGCGGCGGAGACCCTGGTGCCGCTGGCCGCGGGGCTCGCGCTGCTCGCCGCGTTCCTGCTGGTGGAGGCGCGCACCAAGGAGCCGCTGATGCCGCTGAAGCTCTTCAGGGTGCGCTCGGTGTCGGCCGCGAACGCCGCGATGTTCATGTGCGGCGGCGGCATGTTCGCCATGTGGTACTTCATGACGCTGTACGCCCAGAACGTCCTTGACTACTCGCCGATGAAGGCGGGTCTCGCGCTCATCCCGTCCTCGCTGACCATCGTCCTCGGCTCGAAGCTCGCGCCGCGTCTGATGCCGGTGATCGGCGCCAAGAACGTCTCGGTCATCGGCATCGTCATCGCGGCGGCCGGGTTCGGCTGGCAGTCGACCATGACGGCCGACGGCGCGTACGTCACGGCGATCATGCTGCCCGGCATCGTGATGATGCTCGGCGCGGGCCTCGCCTCCACGCCGCTCGCCTCGCTGGCCACGTCGGGCGCGCAGCCGAAGGACGCGGGCCTGGTCTCCGGCCTGATCAACACCTCGCGCACGATGGGCGGCTCGTTGGGCCTCGCGGTGCTCTCCACGGTGGCGGCGACCACGATGGCCGGTTCGACGACGCCGCAGGCGCTGACCGACGGCTACGCGGCGGCGTTCCGTACGAGTGGGATCATCCTGCTCGCGGGGGTCGTGGTGATGCTGCTGTGGATGCCGGGGGAGCGTTCCGCGGCCCGGCGGCGCGAGAACTGA
- a CDS encoding 3-oxoacyl-ACP reductase, producing the protein MSLPLDGLSAIVTGAGRGLGRAEALELARLGASVVVNDFGQPGRDGSGEASATPAEEVAAEIRAAGGQAVAHTGDVADHEQARALVQAAIDTYGKLDVLVNNAGILRDRMIFSMSEAEWDSVIHVHLKGHFNTTHFAAAHWRERSKAAGGPVYGRIVNTSSEAYLAGSAGQPNYAAAKGGIVGLTTSTALALAKYGVTANAICPRARTRMTEDVFQGFQEPGAGQLDPLAPEHVSPLVGYLASPAAAKVNGQLLVVHGGMVAIVERPKVAAKFDSAKETFTFDELDELISPYYADRPPNETFAAAEVLGLKRG; encoded by the coding sequence ATGTCACTGCCACTTGATGGCCTGTCCGCGATCGTCACCGGGGCGGGCCGCGGACTCGGCCGCGCCGAGGCGCTGGAACTGGCCCGCCTCGGCGCGAGCGTCGTCGTCAACGACTTCGGGCAGCCGGGCCGCGACGGCTCGGGCGAGGCGTCGGCGACGCCCGCGGAGGAGGTCGCCGCCGAGATCAGGGCCGCGGGCGGGCAGGCCGTCGCCCACACCGGCGACGTCGCGGACCACGAACAGGCCCGCGCGCTGGTCCAGGCGGCGATCGACACGTACGGAAAGCTCGACGTCCTGGTCAACAACGCGGGCATCCTGCGGGACCGGATGATCTTCTCGATGAGCGAGGCGGAGTGGGACTCGGTCATCCACGTCCACCTCAAGGGCCACTTCAACACGACGCACTTCGCGGCCGCGCACTGGCGCGAGCGCTCCAAGGCGGCGGGCGGCCCGGTGTACGGGCGGATCGTCAACACCTCGTCGGAGGCGTACCTCGCCGGTTCCGCGGGCCAGCCCAACTACGCGGCGGCCAAGGGCGGCATCGTCGGACTCACCACGTCGACGGCGCTCGCGCTCGCCAAGTACGGGGTGACGGCCAACGCCATCTGCCCGCGCGCCCGTACGCGGATGACCGAGGACGTCTTCCAGGGCTTCCAGGAACCGGGCGCCGGTCAGCTCGACCCGCTGGCGCCCGAGCACGTCTCGCCGCTGGTGGGCTATCTGGCCTCGCCCGCCGCCGCGAAGGTCAACGGGCAGCTGCTCGTGGTGCACGGCGGCATGGTCGCCATCGTCGAACGCCCCAAGGTGGCGGCCAAGTTCGACTCGGCGAAGGAGACGTTCACCTTCGACGAACTGGACGAGCTGATCTCTCCGTACTACGCGGACCGGCCGCCGAACGAGACGTTCGCGGCGGCGGAGGTGCTCGGCCTCAAGAGGGGCTAG
- a CDS encoding MaoC/PaaZ C-terminal domain-containing protein produces the protein MPIDAAKAVAAEPRSAEIAWDHKDVQLYHLGLGAGLPATDPDELRYTLESKLHVLPSFATVAGAGMGVVGGLSAPGVEVNLAAVLHGGQAITLHRPIPSDGRATSTSKVAAVYDKGKAAILVLRTEVADADGPLWTSDAEIFVRGEGGFGGDRGPSVRVPAPEGDPDAEVERPVREDQALLYRLSGDWNPLHADPEFAKLAGFDRPILHGLCTYGMTLKAVVDTLLGGDVSRVRSYRTRFTGVVFPGETLRIRMWHTEGRVQATVTAVERDDAPVLADTVVEHA, from the coding sequence ATGCCCATTGACGCCGCGAAGGCCGTGGCCGCCGAACCCCGGTCCGCCGAGATCGCCTGGGACCACAAGGACGTCCAGCTCTACCACCTGGGCCTCGGCGCGGGACTGCCCGCCACCGACCCCGACGAGCTGCGCTACACGCTGGAGTCCAAGCTGCACGTCCTGCCCAGCTTCGCCACCGTCGCGGGCGCGGGCATGGGCGTCGTCGGCGGGCTCTCCGCCCCCGGTGTCGAGGTGAACCTGGCCGCCGTCCTGCACGGCGGCCAGGCCATCACGCTGCACCGCCCCATCCCGTCCGACGGCAGGGCCACCAGCACCTCCAAGGTCGCCGCCGTGTACGACAAGGGCAAGGCGGCCATCCTCGTCCTGCGCACCGAAGTCGCCGACGCCGACGGGCCGTTGTGGACGAGCGACGCCGAGATCTTCGTACGCGGCGAAGGCGGCTTCGGCGGCGACCGGGGCCCCTCCGTCCGGGTCCCGGCCCCCGAAGGCGACCCCGACGCGGAGGTCGAGCGCCCCGTCCGCGAGGACCAGGCGCTGCTCTACCGCCTCTCCGGGGACTGGAACCCGCTGCACGCCGACCCCGAGTTCGCCAAGCTCGCGGGCTTCGACAGGCCGATCCTGCACGGCCTGTGCACCTACGGGATGACCCTCAAGGCCGTGGTGGACACGCTGCTCGGCGGCGACGTCTCCCGGGTGCGGAGCTACCGCACCCGCTTCACCGGGGTCGTCTTCCCCGGCGAGACCCTGCGGATCCGGATGTGGCACACCGAGGGCCGCGTCCAGGCCACCGTGACGGCGGTCGAGCGGGACGACGCGCCGGTACTCGCCGACACCGTCGTCGAGCACGCCTGA
- a CDS encoding sensor histidine kinase → MSWKHQTTCRMREWRDARRAWQADYAKAKPVWRAKKKAGEIPEEIGPPNGFTLLPWLLMGMGAFSHLLQGKTPNPWIAGVGLLAFNSLYIAVVFRAFDKKSRTAPATLWALGALAAITIGLAAGYGGNWLMFFPLLGLATGAVVRGRGLGPVGLGLSALAGVIGGIRDGWGAANIAYGTFLSVMVTAAILSLAETVRELRAAREELARSAVEKERLRFSRDLHDLLGHTLSVIVVKAEATRRLAPRDLTAALDQVSDIESVGRQALTEIREAVTGYREGSLATELDRARDLLGAAGIEAVVRQSGPPLAPETAALLGWVVRESATNVVRHSGAAHCDIEVTGTAERTRLTITDDGRGTGEGPPGSGLKGLTERLAAAGGSLTSGPAPRTGFRVTAELPVTETDPVPV, encoded by the coding sequence GTGTCCTGGAAGCACCAGACCACCTGCCGGATGCGGGAGTGGCGGGACGCCCGCCGGGCGTGGCAGGCCGACTACGCCAAGGCCAAGCCCGTCTGGCGCGCCAAGAAGAAGGCGGGCGAGATCCCGGAGGAGATCGGCCCGCCCAACGGCTTCACCCTGCTGCCCTGGCTGCTCATGGGCATGGGCGCCTTCTCCCACCTGCTCCAGGGCAAGACCCCCAACCCGTGGATCGCGGGCGTGGGCCTGCTCGCCTTCAACTCCCTCTACATCGCCGTCGTGTTCCGCGCCTTCGACAAGAAGTCGCGGACCGCGCCCGCCACCCTCTGGGCGCTCGGCGCCCTGGCCGCGATCACCATCGGCCTCGCCGCGGGCTACGGCGGCAACTGGCTGATGTTCTTCCCGCTCCTCGGCCTCGCCACCGGAGCCGTCGTCCGGGGCCGCGGGCTCGGGCCCGTCGGCCTCGGGCTCAGCGCCCTCGCGGGCGTCATCGGCGGGATCAGGGACGGGTGGGGCGCGGCGAACATCGCGTACGGGACGTTCCTGTCCGTGATGGTGACCGCGGCGATCCTCTCCCTTGCCGAGACAGTCCGCGAGCTGCGCGCCGCCCGCGAGGAGCTGGCCCGCAGCGCCGTCGAGAAGGAACGCCTCCGCTTCTCCCGCGACCTGCACGACCTGCTCGGCCACACGCTCTCGGTGATCGTGGTGAAGGCCGAGGCCACTCGCCGCCTCGCCCCGCGCGACCTGACCGCGGCGCTCGATCAGGTCTCCGACATCGAGTCCGTCGGGCGGCAGGCGCTCACCGAGATCCGCGAGGCCGTCACCGGCTACCGCGAGGGCAGCCTCGCCACGGAGCTCGACCGCGCCCGCGATCTGCTCGGCGCGGCGGGCATCGAGGCGGTCGTACGCCAGTCGGGCCCACCGCTCGCCCCGGAGACCGCGGCGCTCCTGGGCTGGGTGGTGCGCGAGTCCGCCACCAACGTCGTACGACATTCCGGCGCGGCCCACTGCGACATCGAGGTCACCGGGACCGCCGAACGGACCCGGCTCACGATCACCGACGACGGACGCGGCACGGGCGAAGGCCCGCCGGGCAGCGGCCTCAAGGGCCTGACCGAACGCCTCGCCGCGGCGGGCGGCTCCCTCACGTCGGGCCCGGCGCCGCGCACCGGTTTCCGCGTCACGGCGGAACTCCCGGTCACGGAGACGGATCCGGTCCCTGTGTAG
- a CDS encoding lipid-transfer protein, which yields MTSTKAYVVGVGMTKFEKPETRDWQYWDMAKEAGTKALDDAGISYEDVEQVPVGYCFQASTAGQRAAYELGLTGVPVYNVNNNCATASTALMMARQFVEGGLNDCVLALGFEKMARGSLGGGSDGGDFKTSPVARHYGIMAARHGFEMTPPTAQIFGNAAREHMEKYGTTEAQLAAVGAKNHRHSVNNPYAQFQDAYTVDEVLAAKTIHRSLTKLQCSPTSDGSAAAVVVSERFVERHGLQDRAVEIAAQAMTTDTGESFASGSCVDAVGQPMSREAARQVYDRSGLGIEDVDVVELHDCFSINELLTYEALGMCAPGESGKLVESGATTYGGRWVVNPSGGLISKGHPLGATGIAQVAELTWQLRGEAAARQVDGARVGLAHNIGLGGAAVVTLLRRAA from the coding sequence ATGACCTCCACGAAGGCGTACGTCGTCGGCGTCGGGATGACCAAGTTCGAGAAGCCCGAGACGCGTGACTGGCAGTACTGGGACATGGCGAAGGAGGCGGGCACCAAGGCCCTCGACGACGCGGGGATCTCCTACGAGGACGTGGAACAGGTCCCCGTCGGCTACTGCTTCCAGGCCTCGACGGCCGGGCAGCGCGCCGCCTACGAACTGGGCCTGACCGGCGTCCCCGTCTACAACGTCAACAACAACTGCGCGACCGCGTCGACCGCGCTGATGATGGCGCGGCAGTTCGTCGAGGGCGGACTCAACGACTGCGTGCTCGCGCTCGGCTTCGAGAAGATGGCGCGCGGCTCGCTCGGCGGCGGCAGCGACGGGGGCGACTTCAAGACGTCGCCGGTCGCCCGGCACTACGGGATCATGGCCGCACGGCACGGCTTCGAGATGACCCCGCCCACCGCGCAGATCTTCGGCAACGCGGCCCGCGAGCACATGGAGAAGTACGGCACGACCGAGGCGCAGCTCGCCGCGGTCGGTGCCAAGAACCACCGGCACTCGGTGAACAACCCCTACGCCCAGTTCCAGGACGCGTACACCGTCGACGAGGTCCTCGCCGCCAAGACCATCCACCGCTCGCTCACCAAGCTCCAGTGCTCCCCGACCTCGGACGGCTCGGCGGCCGCGGTCGTCGTCTCCGAACGCTTCGTGGAGCGGCACGGCCTCCAGGACCGCGCCGTGGAGATCGCCGCCCAGGCCATGACCACCGACACCGGCGAGTCCTTCGCGTCCGGGTCGTGCGTCGACGCCGTCGGACAGCCGATGTCCCGGGAGGCAGCGCGCCAGGTGTACGACAGGTCGGGGCTCGGCATCGAGGACGTGGACGTCGTCGAGCTGCACGACTGCTTCTCCATCAACGAACTCCTGACGTACGAGGCGCTCGGCATGTGCGCCCCCGGCGAGTCCGGCAAGCTCGTCGAGAGCGGCGCGACGACCTACGGCGGACGCTGGGTGGTGAACCCCTCCGGCGGCCTCATCTCCAAGGGCCACCCGCTCGGCGCGACGGGCATCGCGCAGGTCGCCGAACTGACCTGGCAGCTGCGGGGCGAGGCGGCGGCACGGCAGGTCGACGGGGCGCGGGTGGGGCTCGCGCACAACATCGGCCTCGGCGGGGCGGCGGTGGTGACGCTGCTGCGGCGGGCGGCGTAG